A single window of Candidatus Binatia bacterium DNA harbors:
- the dksA gene encoding RNA polymerase-binding protein DksA yields MFRSPFTNEQLEMFRRLLDAQRAQLMDDAGKTVTRMGDVAETFPDPTDRAAWESDSTRDLRIRDRERKLIDKIEETLRRIDDGTFGECEECGEVITIGRLKARPMTTLCIACKSEQEADEQRPNRP; encoded by the coding sequence TCCCCGTTCACCAACGAACAGCTCGAGATGTTCCGGCGACTGCTGGACGCGCAGCGCGCCCAGCTCATGGACGACGCCGGCAAGACCGTCACGCGCATGGGCGACGTCGCCGAGACTTTCCCCGACCCCACCGACCGGGCCGCCTGGGAGAGCGATTCGACGCGGGACCTGCGCATCCGCGACCGCGAGCGAAAACTGATCGACAAGATCGAGGAGACGCTGAGGCGCATCGACGACGGCACCTTCGGCGAGTGCGAGGAGTGCGGGGAAGTGATCACGATCGGCAGGCTCAAGGCGCGGCCGATGACCACGCTGTGCATTGCGTGCAAATCGGAGCAGGAAGCAGACGAACAAAGGCCCAATCGCCCCTGA
- a CDS encoding DUF1566 domain-containing protein: MRKIAAILVFALAVAFDAPAAWSGNIGPVCGDVNHSGNLTATDALAVLRASVGQPVKLDCPPPGGPLVTGITDCVDPDAGEIACSGTSGQDGDLQNGVRHNYIDNGDGTISDPATGLMWEKLANDSSTHDMDNVYTWSNAYLKIGGLNSDTTDGFAGHKDWRLPNIKELEALSDLDVASPAVAPGFRTACPAGCTVTECSCTAFDDYWSSSPFFGAVEAWTVTAFGTTTHHSMDASFRVRAVRTL; this comes from the coding sequence ATGCGAAAGATTGCCGCAATTCTCGTGTTTGCTCTGGCCGTGGCCTTTGACGCACCGGCCGCGTGGTCGGGCAATATCGGACCGGTCTGTGGAGACGTGAACCACAGCGGAAACCTGACGGCGACTGATGCGCTCGCGGTGCTCCGGGCCTCGGTCGGGCAACCGGTCAAGCTCGACTGTCCGCCTCCGGGCGGTCCCCTGGTCACCGGGATCACGGATTGCGTGGATCCCGACGCCGGCGAGATTGCCTGCAGCGGAACCTCGGGCCAGGACGGGGATCTGCAAAACGGTGTCCGGCACAACTACATCGACAACGGCGACGGCACGATCAGCGATCCCGCGACCGGCCTGATGTGGGAGAAGCTCGCCAACGACAGTTCGACCCACGACATGGACAACGTGTACACGTGGTCGAACGCGTACCTGAAGATCGGTGGGCTCAACAGCGATACCACCGACGGATTCGCCGGCCACAAGGACTGGCGCCTTCCCAACATCAAGGAGCTCGAGGCGCTGTCGGACCTCGACGTGGCCAGCCCGGCCGTCGCGCCGGGATTTCGCACCGCGTGTCCAGCGGGCTGCACGGTGACCGAGTGCAGCTGCACGGCCTTTGACGATTACTGGTCCTCGTCTCCTTTCTTCGGCGCCGTCGAGGCGTGGACGGTGACTGCGTTCGGAACGACGACGCACCATTCGATGGACGCCAGCTTCCGCGTGCGGGCGGTGCGGACTCTCTGA
- a CDS encoding HigA family addiction module antitoxin → MGRSAIHPGEHLAEQLEELGMSAAELGRRLGVPTNRVTGILNGRRAVTGDTALRLGHFFGNSPQFWMNLQAMYDIRVAEKKVGGVIRSLPTLLPNRGRMTGRQAHGA, encoded by the coding sequence ATGGGACGTAGCGCGATTCACCCCGGCGAACATCTTGCCGAGCAACTCGAAGAACTGGGAATGAGTGCCGCCGAGCTCGGCCGGCGCCTTGGGGTTCCTACGAACCGGGTCACTGGCATCCTGAACGGCCGGCGGGCCGTCACGGGCGATACGGCCCTGCGACTGGGGCACTTCTTCGGGAACAGTCCCCAGTTCTGGATGAACCTTCAGGCGATGTACGACATTCGCGTTGCGGAGAAGAAGGTGGGGGGTGTGATTCGGTCGCTACCGACGCTGCTACCGAATCGCGGACGGATGACGGGGCGCCAGGCACACGGCGCGTGA